Proteins from a single region of Phycisphaeraceae bacterium D3-23:
- a CDS encoding DUF1501 domain-containing protein, with product MPHDDNLLTPTGQMMLDRRSFLAKGGAGLGSIALTYLLGSQGALGSGGGGDTPTPIRPTIDPAAPHGARAAHFAPRAKNVIVIFCSGALSHIDTFDYKPELERYHDTPMPGADNLVTFQGENGNLIKSPWAFRPRGESGKMTSDLLPCLGELADEMCFIHSLTGKTNTHGPGENLMSTGFTLDGFPSMGSWATYALGTQSQSLPAFVAICDPRGVPQASGNNWGNGFLPAVFQGTPFNASDPIDNLARPAGVSPQTDADARDLLRRLNEQHLERYPGDTELSARIASYELAARMQTTVPGVTDLSSESPATLASYGADSPNKTKAGFARNCILARRLIERGVRFVQLFNGAYAMGEGIGNWDGHKAIIDQYNIHGPILDQPVAALLKDLKQRGMLEDTLVVFTTEFGRMPTFQKGASGRDHNPEGFTAWLAGAGVKKAHTYGATDEFGHKATENICDVHDLHATILHLLGLDHERLSYYNNGIERRLTDVHGHVLHDILT from the coding sequence ATGCCCCACGACGACAACCTCTTGACCCCGACCGGGCAGATGATGCTCGACCGCCGGTCGTTCCTCGCCAAGGGCGGGGCCGGGCTCGGCTCGATCGCGCTGACCTACCTGCTGGGCAGCCAGGGTGCGCTCGGCAGCGGCGGCGGGGGCGACACGCCGACGCCCATCCGACCAACGATCGATCCCGCCGCGCCGCACGGGGCACGCGCCGCGCACTTCGCGCCGCGCGCGAAGAACGTCATCGTCATCTTCTGCTCGGGCGCGCTTAGCCACATCGATACGTTCGACTACAAGCCCGAACTCGAACGCTACCACGACACCCCCATGCCCGGGGCGGACAACCTCGTCACCTTCCAGGGCGAGAACGGCAACCTCATCAAGAGCCCGTGGGCCTTCCGCCCGCGCGGCGAGTCGGGCAAGATGACCAGCGACCTCTTGCCCTGCCTCGGCGAGTTGGCCGACGAGATGTGCTTCATCCACTCGCTCACCGGCAAGACCAACACGCACGGCCCGGGCGAAAACCTCATGTCCACCGGCTTCACGCTCGACGGCTTCCCGTCCATGGGGTCGTGGGCGACCTACGCGCTGGGTACCCAGAGCCAGTCGCTTCCCGCCTTCGTCGCGATCTGCGACCCACGCGGCGTCCCCCAGGCCAGCGGCAACAACTGGGGAAACGGCTTCCTCCCCGCCGTGTTCCAAGGCACCCCCTTCAACGCCAGCGACCCGATCGACAACCTCGCCCGGCCCGCCGGCGTCAGCCCGCAGACCGACGCAGACGCGCGCGACCTGCTGCGCCGGCTCAACGAACAGCACCTCGAACGCTACCCCGGCGACACCGAACTCAGCGCCCGCATCGCCAGCTACGAACTCGCCGCGCGCATGCAGACCACCGTGCCCGGCGTCACCGACCTCTCCAGCGAAAGCCCCGCCACCCTCGCGTCGTACGGCGCGGACAGCCCGAACAAGACGAAGGCCGGCTTCGCACGCAACTGCATCCTCGCGCGTCGCCTGATCGAACGCGGCGTCCGATTCGTCCAGCTCTTCAACGGCGCCTACGCCATGGGCGAGGGGATCGGCAACTGGGACGGCCACAAAGCCATCATCGACCAGTACAACATCCACGGCCCGATCCTCGACCAGCCCGTCGCCGCACTACTCAAAGACCTCAAACAGCGCGGCATGCTCGAAGACACCCTCGTCGTCTTCACGACCGAGTTCGGACGCATGCCCACGTTCCAGAAGGGCGCATCGGGCCGAGACCACAACCCCGAGGGCTTCACCGCCTGGCTCGCTGGGGCAGGCGTGAAAAAGGCACACACCTACGGCGCGACCGACGAATTCGGCCACAAAGCCACCGAGAACATCTGCGACGTCCACGACCTCCACGCCACCATCCTCCACCTCCTGGGCCTCGACCACGAACGCCTGAGTTACTACAACAACGGCATCGAACGCCGCCTCACCGACGTCCACGGCCACGTACTCCACGACATCTTGACGTAA
- a CDS encoding alpha-L-fucosidase, giving the protein MPQAKHIARLSLCLLLLAMTLPAYARGSATPGESAVAVGEPAGTAEQDARMAWFREARFGMFIHFGLYSTAAGQWEGQPVGFVEYFGFRDPEDWAKLLDEFNPVDFDADAIVRAAKAAGMQYLVITAKHHDGFCLFDSAHTEFDVMSTPFGRDIIREMSEACRRHGLRFGLYYSIIDLHHADYLPRHAFDPRPADGADFERYVAFMKDQLRELLTSYGPIDVVWFDGEWENTWTHGRALDLWDFVRELQPDALINNRIDKGRAGMQGMNTGDHYLGDFGTPEQELLERNPGEDWETCQTMNRHGNWGWRSDEGDYYSEPELIQQVIACASMGGNMLLNIGPKDDGTIAEPQQARLDAIGRWMNSHGEAIYASQASPYARAPAWGRCTLQGETLYCHVFEMPEDGKLVLPVIEGEVAVAWAHADGERAALPVVRLGDGALQVDASSVDVEPGATVIAVRFETVPVAPPYIVRPDRAGVLTFDASEAEIHGSARYDPQHDSIGYWTDAGTTIVWPVLVPAPGRYRVEVTYGCADDGGGTYRVEVAGAHAEADSRKTGGWFDRATDTIGELQIMEAGAYDLRVLVVDMPGLAVFDFQRVVLRPITD; this is encoded by the coding sequence ATGCCTCAGGCCAAACACATCGCGCGATTGTCTTTATGCCTGCTCTTGTTGGCGATGACGCTCCCGGCGTACGCGCGGGGCTCGGCCACGCCTGGCGAGTCGGCCGTAGCGGTGGGCGAGCCAGCAGGTACGGCCGAGCAGGACGCGCGAATGGCCTGGTTCCGCGAAGCGCGCTTCGGGATGTTCATCCACTTCGGCTTGTACTCGACCGCCGCCGGGCAGTGGGAAGGCCAGCCCGTCGGGTTCGTCGAGTACTTCGGTTTCCGCGACCCCGAAGACTGGGCCAAGCTGCTCGACGAGTTCAATCCGGTTGATTTCGACGCCGACGCAATCGTACGCGCGGCGAAAGCGGCGGGGATGCAGTATCTGGTCATCACCGCCAAGCACCACGACGGCTTCTGTCTGTTCGACTCGGCGCATACCGAGTTCGATGTGATGTCGACGCCCTTTGGCCGGGACATCATCCGCGAGATGTCCGAGGCGTGCCGTCGGCACGGTCTACGGTTTGGGCTGTACTACTCGATCATCGACCTGCACCACGCCGACTATCTGCCTCGGCATGCGTTCGATCCCCGCCCGGCGGACGGCGCAGACTTTGAGCGCTATGTCGCGTTTATGAAAGACCAGCTCCGCGAGCTACTCACGAGTTACGGGCCGATCGACGTGGTCTGGTTCGATGGCGAATGGGAGAACACTTGGACCCATGGGCGGGCGCTGGACCTATGGGATTTTGTGCGTGAATTGCAGCCGGACGCGCTGATTAACAACCGTATCGATAAGGGCCGGGCCGGTATGCAGGGGATGAACACAGGCGACCATTACCTCGGCGACTTTGGCACGCCCGAGCAAGAACTCCTGGAGCGCAACCCCGGCGAGGACTGGGAGACCTGCCAGACGATGAACCGGCACGGCAACTGGGGCTGGCGGAGCGACGAGGGCGACTACTACAGCGAGCCCGAGCTGATCCAGCAGGTCATCGCCTGCGCGAGCATGGGCGGGAACATGCTGCTCAACATTGGGCCTAAAGATGACGGCACGATCGCCGAACCACAACAGGCCCGGCTCGATGCGATCGGCCGGTGGATGAACTCGCACGGCGAAGCCATTTACGCTTCACAGGCAAGCCCGTATGCCCGCGCCCCGGCGTGGGGGCGGTGCACATTGCAGGGCGAGACCCTGTACTGCCATGTGTTCGAGATGCCCGAAGATGGCAAGCTTGTCCTGCCGGTGATCGAAGGCGAGGTTGCCGTAGCGTGGGCCCACGCGGATGGCGAGCGTGCGGCGCTGCCGGTCGTTAGGCTCGGGGACGGTGCGTTGCAGGTCGATGCTTCATCGGTCGATGTCGAGCCGGGAGCGACGGTGATTGCGGTGCGATTTGAAACGGTACCGGTTGCGCCGCCGTACATCGTGCGGCCCGACCGTGCGGGCGTGCTCACGTTTGATGCGTCGGAGGCCGAGATTCATGGCTCCGCGCGATATGACCCGCAGCACGACAGCATCGGCTATTGGACCGATGCGGGGACGACGATCGTCTGGCCCGTCTTGGTGCCCGCGCCGGGTCGCTACCGGGTCGAGGTGACCTACGGCTGCGCGGATGACGGCGGCGGGACGTACCGCGTTGAGGTGGCGGGGGCGCACGCCGAGGCAGACAGCCGGAAGACAGGCGGGTGGTTCGACCGCGCAACGGACACGATCGGCGAACTACAGATCATGGAGGCGGGCGCGTATGACCTGCGTGTTCTGGTCGTCGATATGCCGGGGCTGGCGGTGTTTGATTTTCAGCGCGTCGTGTTGCGGCCGATTACGGATTGA
- a CDS encoding glucose 1-dehydrogenase, with the protein MKLKDRVVVVTGGSKGIGLGCARVMGRHGADVLIAARGEAAGKQAEQALRDDGIDAGFVPCDVTKPDDMAALVNQAIDRFGKLDCLVNNAGWHPPAMGIDQIGLDDFEALVRLNLTSTFLGCKLAVPHLVKTRGSLINMSSAVGEIGQAGAVGYVTTKAGQIGLTKALALDLAPRGVRCNAVAPAGVMTPLMQEWADTEYDPKAALDMVARWHPVGRMATIDEVGEVCAFLASDEASFITGQVMRVDGGAGLGYADKTPLGADDDENGSDTQA; encoded by the coding sequence ATGAAGCTGAAAGACAGAGTAGTTGTCGTCACCGGAGGGAGCAAAGGTATCGGGCTGGGCTGCGCGCGTGTCATGGGACGGCACGGCGCCGATGTGCTCATCGCGGCGCGCGGCGAGGCGGCCGGGAAACAGGCGGAGCAGGCGCTTCGTGATGACGGGATCGACGCGGGATTTGTTCCCTGCGATGTCACCAAGCCCGACGACATGGCGGCGCTAGTCAACCAGGCGATCGATCGCTTCGGCAAGCTGGACTGCCTGGTCAACAACGCGGGTTGGCACCCACCGGCGATGGGCATCGACCAGATCGGGCTGGATGATTTCGAGGCGTTGGTTCGGCTCAACCTCACCAGCACGTTTCTGGGCTGCAAGCTCGCGGTACCACACCTTGTCAAGACACGCGGGTCGCTGATCAATATGTCCAGCGCCGTCGGCGAGATCGGGCAGGCCGGGGCGGTCGGCTATGTCACGACCAAGGCCGGGCAGATCGGTCTGACCAAAGCGCTTGCGCTTGACCTCGCGCCGCGAGGCGTGCGGTGCAACGCCGTCGCCCCCGCGGGCGTGATGACCCCGCTGATGCAGGAGTGGGCCGACACTGAATACGACCCCAAGGCCGCGCTCGACATGGTCGCCCGGTGGCATCCCGTCGGGCGCATGGCGACGATCGACGAGGTCGGCGAGGTCTGCGCGTTCCTGGCCAGCGACGAGGCGTCCTTTATCACCGGCCAAGTGATGCGGGTCGACGGCGGCGCGGGCCTGGGCTACGCGGACAAAACGCCGCTAGGCGCGGACGACGACGAAAACGGTTCCGATACCCAAGCCTAG
- a CDS encoding PSD1 and planctomycete cytochrome C domain-containing protein, protein MCCLLAPAEAERPGPGSPVEFARDIRPILEAHCYSCHGPDRQRGGLRLDLKANALRGGDSGEPGVVPGDSAGSFLMHSLRGDDDVQQMPLNRDPLAEEDVALIRRWIDAGAEWPTDGEEVDDFLVRDHWSLKPVVDPALPGSADEPWCRNPIDAFILDALNDAGLEPSPEADRRRLIRRVFFTLHGLAPTPGQMRRYLEDERADWYTRMVDDLLDSPRYGERWARHWLDIVRYADTNGFETNTPRPNAYHYRDYVIRAFNDDVPYDQFILDQLAGDTTGQDAATGFLVAGTKDIVNSPDPGLTAMQRSNELADMVNVTSSAFMGLTVACARCHNHKFDPILHHDYYAMEAVFAGVQHGDRPLTRDPDHVDSIRRQIAALDTRIDLAAPLANPQAGVEPARPAVNTRRNVERFEPVRARYVRIVIAETNNGIEPCIDELEVYTAAADGEASTNVALHSAGGVATSSGTYVGNPKHQLEHLNDGRYSNDYSWISSEHNRGWAQITLAQEREIDRVVWGRDRTSGYSDRLAVDYQIEVAVEPGEWVVVAGSSDRAAMGETVSVAEDSPEYASLLAERRALENRASANAYAGTFMQPAPTHRLFRGDPMQPREAVAPDTITVLGSLGLELNAPEQARRVALAQSLADPGHPLTARVMVNRLWQHHFGAGLVRTPSDFGAMGAQPTHPALLDFLAARFVESGWSVKHMHRLILNSNAFRQDSAPNEQAQRIDADGALLWRFPPRRHEAEVIRDSILAATGKLDLAMYGPGFSFFEPNNNYVRVYNHKRTFGPEDWRRMVYAQQVRMERDLTFGGFDCPDGAQGAPRRPRSTTALQALNLLNSPFVLQQAGFFAERLVEEAGDGPAAQVQRAFTLLFSRDATQSEIDGCVRFVDEHGLAALCRVLFNTNEFLFVE, encoded by the coding sequence TTGTGTTGTCTCCTGGCACCGGCAGAGGCCGAGCGGCCGGGGCCTGGATCTCCGGTTGAGTTCGCTCGGGATATCCGGCCGATCCTTGAGGCCCATTGTTATTCATGCCACGGGCCCGACCGTCAGCGTGGTGGGTTGCGGCTTGATCTCAAGGCGAACGCGTTGCGGGGCGGGGACTCGGGTGAGCCGGGGGTGGTGCCGGGGGACAGCGCGGGCAGCTTCCTGATGCACTCACTCCGGGGCGACGATGACGTCCAGCAGATGCCGCTGAATCGCGATCCGCTCGCGGAGGAAGACGTCGCATTGATCCGGCGGTGGATTGATGCGGGTGCCGAGTGGCCGACGGATGGCGAGGAGGTGGATGACTTTCTTGTACGTGACCACTGGTCGCTCAAGCCCGTGGTCGATCCGGCTTTGCCCGGCAGTGCGGACGAGCCCTGGTGTCGCAATCCGATCGACGCCTTCATCCTCGATGCGTTGAATGATGCGGGGCTTGAGCCGTCGCCCGAGGCGGACCGCCGTCGGCTGATCCGCCGGGTGTTCTTCACGCTGCACGGCCTCGCGCCGACACCGGGGCAGATGCGGCGGTACTTGGAAGATGAACGTGCCGACTGGTATACGCGGATGGTCGACGACCTTCTGGATTCGCCGCGGTACGGTGAACGCTGGGCGCGTCACTGGCTCGACATCGTGCGCTACGCCGACACCAACGGCTTCGAGACTAACACGCCCCGGCCCAACGCGTACCACTACCGTGACTACGTCATCCGTGCGTTCAACGACGATGTCCCATACGACCAGTTTATCCTCGACCAGCTCGCCGGCGACACAACCGGCCAGGACGCGGCAACTGGTTTCCTCGTCGCCGGCACGAAGGACATCGTCAACAGCCCCGACCCCGGGCTCACCGCGATGCAGCGCAGCAACGAGCTCGCGGACATGGTCAACGTTACGAGCAGCGCGTTCATGGGGCTCACCGTCGCTTGTGCACGCTGCCACAACCATAAGTTCGACCCGATCCTGCACCACGACTACTACGCGATGGAGGCCGTCTTCGCCGGCGTCCAGCACGGCGACCGCCCGCTGACGCGCGACCCCGATCATGTCGATTCCATCCGCCGACAGATCGCGGCGCTGGATACCCGGATCGATTTGGCCGCGCCGCTCGCCAATCCCCAAGCGGGTGTCGAGCCGGCACGCCCGGCGGTGAACACCCGGCGGAATGTAGAGCGTTTCGAGCCGGTCCGCGCGCGATACGTCCGGATCGTGATCGCCGAGACGAACAACGGGATCGAGCCGTGCATCGATGAGCTGGAGGTCTATACCGCCGCGGCGGATGGCGAGGCATCGACGAATGTCGCGCTTCATTCGGCGGGTGGGGTGGCGACGAGCTCGGGCACGTATGTCGGCAACCCCAAGCACCAGCTCGAGCATCTCAACGACGGTAGATACAGCAACGACTACAGCTGGATCAGCAGCGAGCACAATCGCGGGTGGGCGCAGATCACCCTCGCCCAAGAGCGGGAGATCGATCGCGTTGTTTGGGGCCGGGATCGGACATCGGGTTACAGCGACCGCCTGGCGGTCGACTACCAGATCGAGGTCGCGGTCGAGCCGGGCGAGTGGGTGGTCGTTGCGGGCTCGTCCGACCGCGCCGCGATGGGTGAAACGGTTTCGGTGGCGGAGGACTCGCCCGAGTACGCATCGTTGCTGGCCGAGCGCCGGGCGTTGGAGAACCGGGCCTCGGCGAATGCCTACGCGGGCACATTCATGCAGCCCGCGCCGACCCACCGGCTGTTCCGCGGCGACCCGATGCAGCCGCGCGAAGCCGTCGCACCCGACACGATCACGGTGCTGGGCTCGCTCGGACTTGAACTGAATGCCCCGGAGCAAGCCCGCCGCGTCGCGCTGGCGCAGTCACTGGCCGACCCCGGCCATCCGCTGACGGCGCGGGTGATGGTCAATCGGCTCTGGCAGCATCACTTCGGCGCAGGGCTGGTGCGGACGCCCAGCGACTTCGGTGCCATGGGCGCACAGCCGACGCATCCCGCGCTGCTCGATTTTCTGGCGGCGCGGTTCGTCGAAAGCGGCTGGTCGGTCAAGCACATGCACCGCCTGATCCTGAACTCCAACGCATTCAGGCAGGACTCGGCGCCCAACGAACAAGCCCAGCGTATCGATGCCGACGGGGCGCTGCTCTGGCGCTTCCCGCCGCGTCGCCACGAGGCCGAGGTGATCCGCGATTCGATCCTGGCCGCGACCGGGAAGCTCGACCTGGCCATGTACGGCCCGGGCTTCAGCTTCTTCGAGCCCAACAACAACTACGTCCGTGTCTATAACCACAAGCGCACGTTTGGCCCCGAGGACTGGCGACGGATGGTCTACGCGCAGCAGGTCCGCATGGAGCGCGACCTGACCTTCGGTGGATTCGACTGCCCCGACGGTGCGCAGGGCGCGCCGCGCCGCCCGCGTTCGACCACCGCGCTGCAAGCGCTCAACCTGCTCAACAGCCCGTTCGTCCTGCAACAGGCCGGGTTCTTCGCCGAGCGTCTGGTTGAGGAAGCGGGCGACGGCCCGGCGGCGCAGGTGCAGCGGGCCTTTACCTTGTTGTTTAGCCGAGACGCGACGCAGTCAGAGATTGATGGCTGTGTGCGGTTTGTGGATGAGCATGGGCTCGCAGCGCTTTGCCGTGTGCTCTTCAACACCAACGAGTTCTTGTTCGTCGAATGA